From a region of the Coprococcus comes ATCC 27758 genome:
- the arcC gene encoding carbamate kinase, translating to MKKKVVVALGHRALGTTLPEQKVAVKKTAVSIADLVEEGYQVVITHSNGPQVGMIHTAMNEFSTNHPDYTASPMSVCSAMSQGYIGYDLQNAIREELIGRGIYRSVCTVITQVTVDPYDEAFYTPTKIVGRIMNAEDAAAERKKGNYVVEVPGQGFRRVVASPNPVDIVEVDAIRTLTDAGHIVIACGGGGIPVLQQNNHLKGASGVIEKDLTAGKLAEQIDADELIILTSVEKVCLNHGKEDEEELDTISVEQAKQYMDEGHFGIYNMLPKFQASVGFIEKKEGRSALITSFDTLKDALKGKTGTVIE from the coding sequence ATGAAGAAAAAAGTTGTTGTTGCATTAGGACACCGCGCACTCGGAACCACACTTCCAGAGCAGAAGGTTGCCGTTAAAAAAACTGCAGTTTCCATTGCAGATCTTGTTGAAGAAGGATACCAGGTAGTAATCACACACAGTAATGGACCTCAGGTTGGTATGATCCATACTGCTATGAACGAATTCAGCACCAATCATCCGGATTATACCGCTTCTCCGATGTCAGTCTGCTCTGCTATGTCGCAGGGTTACATCGGATACGACCTGCAGAATGCGATTCGCGAAGAACTGATCGGACGCGGCATCTATCGCAGCGTATGCACCGTTATCACACAGGTAACTGTTGATCCATATGACGAAGCATTCTATACACCAACCAAGATTGTCGGACGTATCATGAACGCAGAAGACGCTGCCGCTGAACGTAAAAAGGGCAATTATGTAGTAGAAGTTCCTGGTCAGGGCTTCCGCCGTGTCGTTGCTTCTCCAAACCCGGTTGATATCGTAGAAGTTGATGCCATCCGCACCCTTACCGATGCAGGACATATCGTAATCGCCTGCGGTGGTGGCGGAATCCCGGTACTCCAGCAGAACAATCATCTTAAAGGTGCCAGCGGAGTCATCGAAAAAGATCTTACTGCCGGCAAGCTCGCTGAACAGATTGATGCTGATGAACTCATCATCCTGACCAGTGTAGAAAAGGTATGCTTAAACCACGGAAAAGAAGATGAAGAAGAACTCGATACTATCTCCGTAGAACAGGCTAAGCAGTACATGGATGAAGGACACTTCGGAATCTACAATATGCTTCCAAAATTCCAGGCATCCGTAGGATTCATAGAAAAGAAAGAGGGAAGAAGTGCTCTGATTACTTCTTTTGATACTCTGAAAGATGCTCTGAAGGGTAAAACCGGAACTGTTATTGAATAA
- a CDS encoding ABC transporter ATP-binding protein, which produces MALLDVKNVKKIYTTRFGGNQVEALHNVSFSVEAGEYVAIMGESGSGKTTLLNILAALDKPTGGKVYLKGNDLSKIREKEMAAFRRQNLGFVFQDFNLLDTLTLKDNIFLPLVLSGKKYTEMESRIAPIAEQLGISKLLNKYPYEVSGGQKQRAAVARALITQPQLILADEPTGALDSRSTDELLGLFNAINDNGQTIVMVTHSVKAASTAKRVLFIKDGEVFHQLYRGNLTSDEMYQKITDTLTVLTTGGEHRE; this is translated from the coding sequence ATGGCATTACTTGACGTAAAGAACGTAAAAAAGATATACACAACCCGTTTCGGAGGAAACCAGGTAGAGGCGCTGCATAACGTCAGCTTTTCCGTAGAAGCAGGCGAATATGTAGCAATTATGGGAGAAAGCGGAAGCGGCAAAACTACACTTCTGAATATCCTGGCTGCACTTGATAAGCCGACTGGTGGAAAGGTTTACTTAAAAGGGAATGATCTCAGCAAGATCCGGGAAAAAGAGATGGCAGCATTCCGGCGGCAGAATCTTGGATTCGTCTTTCAGGATTTCAACCTTTTGGATACACTGACCCTGAAGGATAATATTTTCCTTCCGCTGGTTCTGTCTGGAAAGAAATACACGGAAATGGAGAGTCGGATCGCGCCGATCGCAGAGCAGTTGGGGATCAGTAAGCTTCTGAACAAATATCCATATGAAGTATCCGGTGGACAGAAGCAGAGAGCAGCCGTTGCACGTGCTCTAATCACACAACCGCAGCTGATCCTTGCCGATGAACCGACCGGTGCGCTGGATTCCAGATCGACGGATGAACTTCTGGGACTCTTTAATGCAATCAACGATAACGGGCAGACGATTGTCATGGTAACGCACAGTGTCAAAGCAGCGAGCACGGCAAAGAGAGTCCTCTTCATCAAGGATGGGGAAGTTTTCCATCAGCTTTACCGTGGCAATCTGACCAGTGACGAGATGTACCAGAAGATCACCGATACCTTGACGGTTCTCACAACAGGAGGTGAGCACCGTGAATAG
- a CDS encoding ECF transporter S component: MNQGNERTTSMSKTKGLVQMAIFAALIVVLAFTPFIGYIPLGFTRATIIHIPVIMGSLMLGPKRGAALGGVFGLTSFINNTINPTLTSFVFTPFYSLGEYSGGIGSLIICFVPRILIGVVPFYVYRLVKKLSKNNGVSSVGLIAAGLSGALTNTLLVMNLIFVFFRNDYAAANGVTVKAVYGFILSIIGINGIPEAIVAAVITLVLGKTLMKKGVQERLGV, from the coding sequence ATGAATCAAGGCAATGAACGTACTACATCCATGTCCAAAACAAAAGGACTCGTACAGATGGCAATCTTTGCAGCACTTATTGTAGTGCTGGCATTCACCCCGTTTATCGGATATATCCCATTGGGATTTACAAGGGCGACGATTATCCATATCCCGGTGATCATGGGATCTCTGATGCTTGGACCGAAGAGGGGCGCAGCGCTTGGAGGCGTGTTTGGTCTTACAAGTTTTATCAATAATACGATAAATCCGACATTGACATCATTCGTATTTACCCCATTTTACAGTTTGGGTGAATACAGTGGAGGGATCGGAAGTCTGATCATCTGTTTTGTGCCACGTATTTTGATCGGTGTAGTACCGTTTTATGTTTACCGTCTGGTTAAGAAGCTTTCAAAGAACAATGGAGTATCCTCTGTTGGACTGATTGCGGCAGGACTTTCCGGAGCACTGACCAATACGCTTCTTGTCATGAATCTTATTTTTGTATTTTTCAGAAATGATTATGCGGCAGCCAATGGTGTTACCGTAAAGGCGGTATATGGATTTATTCTGAGCATTATCGGAATCAATGGGATTCCGGAGGCGATTGTTGCAGCGGTGATCACACTGGTACTTGGAAAGACGCTGATGAAAAAAGGGGTACAGGAAAGATTAGGAGTGTAA
- a CDS encoding PRC-barrel domain-containing protein, with protein sequence MRFCGLKEREVINICDCKRLGFVADLQINICSRCVEALIVPGPGRICGFLGYDAEYIIPFECIRRIGEDIILVEIKEDKCLKPCK encoded by the coding sequence ATTCGATTTTGCGGATTAAAAGAGCGTGAGGTCATCAACATATGTGACTGCAAGCGGCTCGGGTTTGTTGCAGATCTGCAGATCAATATCTGTTCAAGGTGTGTGGAAGCATTGATCGTACCGGGACCGGGAAGAATCTGTGGATTTCTTGGGTATGATGCGGAGTATATTATTCCGTTTGAGTGTATTCGCAGGATTGGAGAGGATATTATTCTTGTGGAAATTAAAGAGGACAAATGTCTGAAGCCGTGTAAATAA
- a CDS encoding toxic anion resistance protein → MNDFEEFNVTPELTLDPFQEEKKETPQIYQETEPETPEIVLTPEEKNMVSAFAEKIDLANSNMILQYGAGTQKKIADFSEKALENVKTKDLGEVGTLLSDVVTELKGFDEEEEKGFLGIFKKGGNKIQAMKAKYAKAETNVNNIVKALESHEVQLMKDIALLDKMYEVNLTYYKELAMYVLAGKQKLAETRNGELQELKNKAMASGLAEDAQAAKDLDSRCERFEKKLHDLELTKTIAMQTAPQIRLVQGNDTMMAEKIQSTLVNTIPLWKSQMVLALGVEHSAQAAAAQREVNDMTNELLRKNAEKLKIATVETAKESERGIVDIETLKATNESLIATFDEVMQIQQEGRQKRQQAEVEMQRIEAELKAKLLQVQG, encoded by the coding sequence ATGAACGATTTTGAAGAATTTAATGTGACACCGGAGCTGACGCTGGATCCGTTCCAGGAAGAAAAAAAAGAGACTCCGCAGATTTATCAGGAGACAGAACCGGAAACACCGGAGATCGTCCTGACACCGGAAGAAAAGAATATGGTCAGTGCATTTGCAGAAAAAATTGATCTCGCCAATTCGAACATGATTCTTCAGTACGGAGCCGGAACCCAGAAGAAGATTGCAGATTTTTCAGAAAAAGCACTGGAAAATGTAAAAACAAAAGATCTTGGAGAGGTTGGCACACTGTTAAGTGATGTGGTGACAGAACTGAAAGGATTTGATGAGGAAGAGGAAAAAGGATTCCTCGGAATCTTCAAAAAAGGCGGAAACAAGATCCAGGCAATGAAAGCCAAATATGCAAAAGCAGAAACCAATGTAAACAATATTGTCAAAGCACTGGAATCTCACGAAGTGCAGCTTATGAAAGACATTGCGCTTCTGGACAAGATGTATGAAGTGAACCTGACATATTATAAAGAATTGGCCATGTATGTGCTTGCCGGAAAGCAGAAGCTTGCCGAGACAAGAAACGGCGAGCTACAGGAACTGAAGAATAAAGCGATGGCAAGTGGACTTGCCGAGGATGCACAGGCAGCAAAAGATCTGGATTCCAGATGTGAACGTTTTGAGAAAAAACTGCATGATCTGGAACTGACCAAGACAATCGCCATGCAGACCGCACCACAGATCCGTCTGGTACAGGGAAACGACACAATGATGGCAGAAAAAATCCAGTCTACACTCGTCAATACGATCCCACTCTGGAAAAGCCAGATGGTACTCGCCCTTGGTGTAGAACATTCCGCACAGGCAGCCGCAGCCCAGAGAGAGGTCAACGATATGACCAATGAACTCCTGCGCAAGAACGCAGAAAAGCTGAAGATTGCTACTGTAGAGACTGCCAAAGAATCCGAGCGTGGAATCGTAGATATTGAAACCTTAAAAGCAACCAATGAATCGCTGATCGCAACCTTCGATGAAGTCATGCAGATCCAACAGGAAGGCCGCCAGAAACGTCAGCAGGCAGAGGTGGAAATGCAGCGCATCGAAGCTGAACTGAAAGCGAAGCTGTTACAGGTTCAGGGGTAA
- a CDS encoding type III pantothenate kinase produces MILAIDIGNTNIVLGCVDDNKTYFIERLSTIKTKMELEYAIDIKMVLDIHGIKPEKLEGAIISSVVPQITYVVKEAAEKILKKETLVIGPGVKNGLNILMDNPAQLGSDLVANAVAGIAEYKAPMMIFDLGTATTVSVIDEKKNYIGGMIYPGVNISLNALTENASQLQGIGLEAPKRIVGKNTIECMKSGVLYSSAAAIDGIIDRIEEAIGQPMTAIATGGLSKKIVPYCKREVILDDDLLLKGLLIIYRKNR; encoded by the coding sequence ATGATACTTGCGATTGATATAGGAAATACAAATATTGTACTTGGATGTGTGGATGACAACAAAACCTATTTTATCGAAAGACTTTCCACGATCAAGACAAAGATGGAACTGGAATATGCGATTGATATCAAGATGGTTCTGGATATTCACGGAATCAAACCGGAGAAGCTGGAAGGAGCGATCATCAGCTCGGTAGTTCCGCAGATTACATATGTCGTAAAAGAGGCGGCAGAAAAGATTCTGAAAAAAGAGACACTGGTCATCGGACCTGGCGTGAAGAACGGACTCAATATCCTGATGGATAATCCGGCACAGCTCGGAAGTGATCTGGTGGCAAATGCAGTTGCTGGAATTGCAGAATACAAAGCACCGATGATGATTTTCGATCTGGGAACGGCGACAACAGTCAGTGTGATCGATGAAAAGAAAAATTATATCGGAGGCATGATCTATCCGGGAGTGAATATTTCACTGAACGCCCTGACGGAAAATGCATCCCAGCTTCAGGGAATCGGTCTGGAAGCCCCGAAGCGGATTGTCGGAAAGAATACGATCGAATGTATGAAGAGTGGTGTTCTCTATTCCAGTGCAGCGGCAATCGATGGAATTATTGACCGGATTGAGGAAGCGATTGGACAGCCGATGACTGCAATCGCAACAGGTGGACTTTCCAAGAAGATTGTTCCGTACTGCAAGAGAGAGGTCATACTGGATGACGATCTGCTCCTGAAAGGACTTCTGATCATTTACCGGAAAAACAGATAA
- a CDS encoding ABC transporter permease: protein MNRSIYTKLAISNLKNNRKSYIPYVLTAILTVMMYYMMANLAANSPMNQEALQIILSLSVHVIEIFALIFLFYTNSFLIKRRKREIGVYHILGMGKPQLAKMLVIETVVTGAVSILGGIFFGTALAKLMYALLKRMIHYDDKLAFRMSWEIAGNTVLFFTLIFALTLIYNLLQIRLANPIELLHAGSQGEREPKTKWFLTVAGIIFLGIGYYIAITTKEPLKALQLFFVAVICVIIGTYALFTAGSIAFLKLLRKNKNFYYKTKHFISVSGMLYRMKQNAVGLSNICVLSTMVLVTISSTVSLYIGKEDVLRTRYPQEVYITNSVSDDVENQKLHDMVEKICRDNQVEITDEKSWHMAELVKIKNGEEYTSAMIKDNSSSDLVFFDVIRLADYNQLTGERMELGDKEAILFTNGENYGKDTIRIDEETWMVKKELDTAPFGKKSDSNTENVYYMIVSDEKEFMKDYLEKYQLEAEDKPVKWRESFNLRGSEDQKLKAVKELKAQAESEFEHTGVQGRYLEKETFFGLYGGVFFIGMYLGSLFLMATVLISYYKQISEGFDDRERYQIMQKVGMSKREVKSSIRSQVLMVFFLPLVMAIIHMAVAFPVITKLLAVFYLKNTKLFFGCTAGTVGIFAVFYVIVFVITAKEYYKIVE from the coding sequence GTGAATAGATCGATTTACACAAAACTTGCCATTTCCAATCTGAAAAATAACCGGAAGTCATATATTCCCTATGTATTGACGGCCATTTTAACGGTGATGATGTATTATATGATGGCAAATCTGGCGGCAAATTCGCCAATGAACCAGGAAGCATTACAGATCATTTTAAGTCTGAGTGTTCATGTAATTGAAATATTTGCACTGATCTTTCTATTTTACACCAACAGTTTTCTGATCAAAAGAAGGAAAAGAGAAATCGGAGTGTATCACATTCTCGGAATGGGGAAACCGCAGCTTGCGAAAATGCTGGTGATCGAGACGGTTGTAACCGGTGCGGTCAGTATTCTGGGTGGAATCTTTTTCGGAACTGCGCTTGCAAAGCTGATGTATGCACTTCTGAAAAGAATGATTCATTATGACGATAAACTGGCATTTCGGATGTCATGGGAGATTGCCGGAAATACCGTTCTCTTTTTCACGCTGATCTTTGCATTGACTCTGATCTATAATCTTTTGCAGATCCGGCTTGCCAATCCGATCGAGCTTCTGCATGCGGGGAGTCAGGGTGAGCGGGAGCCGAAAACCAAATGGTTTCTGACTGTGGCTGGCATCATTTTCCTTGGAATCGGTTATTACATTGCGATTACGACAAAAGAACCACTTAAGGCGCTTCAACTTTTCTTTGTCGCAGTAATCTGTGTCATTATCGGAACCTATGCACTTTTTACAGCAGGGAGTATAGCTTTTTTAAAGCTGCTTCGGAAAAACAAAAATTTCTATTATAAAACAAAGCATTTTATATCCGTATCCGGCATGCTTTACCGGATGAAGCAGAATGCAGTCGGGTTGTCAAATATCTGTGTGCTCAGTACTATGGTTCTGGTGACCATTTCGTCTACCGTATCTTTGTACATCGGAAAGGAGGATGTCTTAAGAACAAGGTATCCGCAGGAAGTGTATATCACAAATTCGGTATCTGATGATGTGGAAAATCAGAAGCTGCATGACATGGTGGAAAAGATCTGCCGGGATAATCAGGTAGAGATCACAGATGAGAAGAGCTGGCATATGGCAGAGCTTGTTAAGATAAAAAACGGAGAAGAATATACTTCTGCTATGATAAAGGATAATTCGTCATCTGATTTAGTGTTTTTTGATGTGATTAGGTTGGCAGATTATAATCAGCTGACCGGCGAAAGGATGGAGCTTGGGGATAAGGAAGCTATTCTTTTTACAAATGGGGAAAATTACGGAAAGGATACGATCAGGATTGATGAGGAAACATGGATGGTCAAGAAGGAACTGGATACTGCACCTTTTGGAAAGAAGAGTGATTCTAATACAGAAAATGTATATTATATGATCGTCAGTGATGAAAAAGAGTTTATGAAAGATTATCTGGAAAAATACCAGCTCGAGGCAGAGGACAAACCGGTAAAATGGAGGGAGTCATTCAATTTAAGGGGCAGCGAAGATCAGAAGCTGAAAGCTGTCAAAGAGCTGAAAGCACAGGCAGAAAGTGAATTTGAACATACTGGTGTACAGGGAAGATATCTTGAAAAAGAGACTTTCTTTGGTCTGTATGGCGGTGTGTTTTTTATTGGAATGTATCTTGGAAGCCTGTTCCTGATGGCAACGGTGCTGATCAGTTATTACAAACAGATTTCCGAAGGCTTTGATGACAGAGAACGCTATCAGATCATGCAGAAGGTAGGGATGAGCAAACGCGAGGTCAAAAGTTCAATACGCAGCCAGGTTCTGATGGTATTCTTCCTGCCGCTTGTGATGGCGATCATCCATATGGCAGTTGCATTTCCGGTGATCACAAAGCTTTTAGCCGTATTTTATCTGAAAAATACAAAGCTGTTCTTCGGATGCACTGCCGGAACCGTGGGAATCTTTGCCGTCTTTTATGTGATCGTATTTGTGATAACAGCAAAAGAATATTATAAAATCGTTGAATAG
- a CDS encoding NUDIX domain-containing protein encodes MTAFFKEIEPFRGNGNENEKGQTLENFLEEYDPYKYKNPCVTTDAVIFSCKRKVVDGEWKVLMVKRRNHPSIGWWALPGGFIELHENLEDTARRELTEETGVADLPMEQFAVYGNATRDPRARIITSAYLSVVDEGQVKVQAGDDAADARWMQLHCQTESVKEDGDWKRTIYRLALENKEAELTISAIVEKKERSGLVRETYYKVKESDRIACDHAALIVQAWKLVESRLI; translated from the coding sequence ATGACAGCATTTTTTAAAGAAATCGAGCCATTCCGGGGAAACGGAAACGAAAATGAAAAGGGACAGACGCTGGAAAATTTTCTGGAAGAGTATGATCCTTATAAATATAAGAATCCTTGTGTGACAACGGATGCAGTTATATTCTCCTGCAAAAGAAAGGTAGTGGACGGAGAATGGAAAGTTCTGATGGTTAAAAGGCGGAATCATCCGAGCATTGGCTGGTGGGCGCTGCCGGGTGGGTTTATTGAACTTCATGAGAATCTGGAAGATACGGCAAGAAGAGAACTGACCGAAGAGACCGGCGTGGCGGATCTTCCGATGGAGCAGTTTGCAGTCTATGGGAATGCGACCCGTGATCCGAGGGCACGGATTATTACATCGGCATATCTTTCGGTTGTGGATGAAGGGCAGGTAAAGGTGCAGGCTGGTGACGATGCGGCGGATGCAAGGTGGATGCAGCTTCATTGTCAGACAGAATCGGTGAAGGAGGATGGAGATTGGAAGAGAACCATTTATCGACTGGCATTGGAAAATAAAGAAGCAGAGCTTACAATTTCGGCGATCGTTGAAAAAAAGGAAAGAAGTGGACTGGTAAGAGAGACTTATTATAAGGTAAAAGAATCGGACCGGATCGCCTGTGACCATGCAGCACTGATCGTACAGGCATGGAAGCTAGTGGAAAGCCGGCTTATATAG
- the coaBC gene encoding bifunctional phosphopantothenoylcysteine decarboxylase/phosphopantothenate--cysteine ligase CoaBC, whose amino-acid sequence MERKKTVLLCVTGGIAAYKIATLASMLVKTGYDVKVVMTQNATNFINPLVFETLTQHKCLIDTFDRNFEYSVEHVTLAKWADIVMIAPATANVIGKLAHGIADDMLTTTVMACAECKKILAPAMNTRMYENPVVQDNLKLLEHYGYEVIQPASGHLACGDNGAGKMPEAETLYEYIYRDTAYEKDLTGKKILVTAGPTREAIDPVRYITNHSSGKMGYALARVAVARGADVTLVTGPTEIKKPMFVKIVPVTTAKEMFEAVKEEAADADIVCKAAAVADYRPKHIADEKVKKSDSEMSLELEKTDDILKYLGEHRKDGQFLCGFSMETENMVENSRKKLEKKKLDMIAANNLKVAGAGFQGDTNQMTLITKEDETALPMISKEETAACILDKILECMNK is encoded by the coding sequence ATGGAACGGAAAAAGACAGTATTGCTCTGTGTGACCGGCGGTATCGCGGCGTACAAGATTGCAACACTGGCAAGTATGCTGGTAAAGACAGGATACGATGTGAAAGTTGTGATGACACAGAATGCAACGAATTTTATCAATCCGCTGGTATTTGAGACGCTGACACAGCATAAGTGCCTGATCGATACATTTGACCGCAATTTTGAGTACAGTGTGGAGCATGTGACACTGGCAAAATGGGCAGATATTGTGATGATCGCACCTGCCACGGCAAATGTGATCGGCAAGCTGGCACACGGGATTGCAGATGATATGCTGACTACGACTGTGATGGCATGTGCCGAATGTAAGAAGATCCTTGCACCGGCGATGAATACAAGAATGTATGAGAATCCGGTCGTACAGGATAATTTAAAACTTCTGGAGCATTATGGATATGAAGTGATCCAGCCGGCAAGTGGACATCTGGCATGCGGAGATAACGGAGCCGGGAAGATGCCGGAAGCGGAGACTTTGTATGAATATATTTACCGGGATACTGCTTATGAGAAAGATCTGACCGGAAAGAAAATTCTTGTCACAGCAGGACCGACAAGAGAAGCAATCGACCCGGTGCGCTACATTACGAATCACTCATCCGGTAAGATGGGATATGCTCTTGCACGCGTTGCTGTGGCAAGAGGAGCGGATGTTACGCTTGTCACCGGACCGACAGAGATCAAAAAGCCGATGTTTGTGAAGATTGTTCCGGTCACGACTGCAAAGGAAATGTTCGAGGCGGTAAAGGAAGAGGCAGCAGATGCAGACATTGTGTGTAAAGCAGCAGCGGTTGCAGATTACCGGCCAAAGCATATTGCGGATGAAAAGGTGAAAAAATCGGACAGTGAGATGAGTCTGGAACTGGAAAAGACGGACGATATTCTGAAATATCTCGGAGAGCACAGAAAAGACGGACAGTTCCTGTGTGGATTTTCGATGGAAACCGAGAATATGGTTGAAAATTCCAGAAAGAAGCTTGAAAAGAAGAAGCTGGATATGATCGCGGCAAATAATCTTAAAGTTGCCGGAGCAGGATTTCAGGGCGATACAAATCAGATGACGCTGATCACGAAGGAAGATGAGACTGCACTTCCAATGATCAGCAAGGAAGAGACAGCAGCTTGTATTCTTGACAAGATTCTGGAGTGTATGAATAAATAA
- a CDS encoding 5-bromo-4-chloroindolyl phosphate hydrolysis family protein, which yields MQDWERFGEEIRRTVQDAVDSQDYRKLNQTITDTINRAVNGAVNGAEQSMRSFGNAFDQATRNMGRGPGGPRGRYGQMGGADRWGRTPGGGVPPFGTYRWSGTDGNGRAWNPDMQDYKAESQGSRYGYSNAQQSPVLYGSTTGTKAGGIVMIATGGSIALIFLILFLASCIASLPESPGALWIMRAVFGLFTAASGMITGWGIKLLKQVGRFKNYSRRIAGREYCNISEIGSNSGKSIKFVTKDLERMISKGWFRQGHMDGEKKCLILSNRAYEEYLQIETRRQQSKAEEPVKKEEKTQENTKEKEAKNEKLAPEVQKIIDQGDAFIRKIHECNEAIPGEEISAKISRMEMLVDRIFDRVEENPQSVSDIRKLMEYYLPTTIKLLEAYEQLDRQPVDGENIQTAKREIEATLDTLNTAFEKLLDDLFQDTMWDVSSDISVLNTMLAQEGLKEDGMKK from the coding sequence ATGCAGGATTGGGAAAGATTTGGAGAAGAGATCAGACGAACCGTGCAGGATGCTGTAGACTCGCAGGATTACCGAAAGCTGAACCAGACGATCACAGATACGATCAACCGGGCAGTGAACGGTGCGGTAAATGGCGCGGAACAGAGCATGCGTTCTTTTGGAAATGCGTTTGATCAGGCAACGAGAAATATGGGAAGAGGTCCGGGAGGACCGCGTGGAAGATATGGACAGATGGGCGGGGCTGACAGATGGGGAAGAACGCCTGGAGGAGGTGTACCTCCGTTTGGAACTTACAGGTGGAGCGGAACGGATGGAAATGGAAGAGCATGGAATCCGGATATGCAGGACTATAAGGCGGAATCACAGGGCAGCCGGTATGGATACAGCAATGCACAGCAGTCACCTGTCTTGTATGGATCGACGACGGGAACAAAGGCAGGCGGAATTGTCATGATCGCAACAGGCGGAAGCATAGCACTTATATTTCTGATTCTGTTCCTTGCATCTTGTATTGCTTCTTTGCCGGAAAGTCCGGGGGCTTTATGGATCATGCGTGCGGTATTTGGACTGTTTACGGCAGCAAGTGGCATGATCACAGGATGGGGCATTAAGCTTCTGAAACAGGTTGGAAGATTCAAGAACTACAGCCGCAGGATTGCAGGCAGAGAGTATTGCAATATTTCGGAGATCGGAAGCAATTCCGGAAAATCCATAAAATTTGTGACAAAGGATCTGGAAAGAATGATTTCTAAAGGCTGGTTCCGTCAGGGGCACATGGATGGTGAGAAGAAATGCCTGATCCTGTCAAACCGTGCTTATGAAGAATATTTACAGATCGAAACCCGCAGACAGCAGTCGAAAGCGGAAGAGCCGGTAAAGAAAGAAGAGAAGACACAGGAAAATACAAAAGAAAAAGAAGCAAAGAATGAAAAGCTGGCACCAGAGGTGCAGAAGATCATTGACCAGGGGGATGCTTTTATCAGAAAGATCCACGAGTGTAATGAAGCCATTCCGGGAGAAGAGATTTCCGCAAAGATCAGCCGGATGGAGATGCTGGTAGACCGGATCTTCGACCGGGTGGAAGAAAATCCACAGTCAGTTTCGGATATCCGTAAGCTGATGGAATATTATCTTCCGACGACGATCAAGCTTCTGGAAGCATATGAACAGCTTGACAGACAGCCGGTTGATGGAGAAAATATCCAGACTGCAAAACGTGAGATTGAGGCAACGCTCGATACTTTAAATACGGCGTTTGAGAAGCTTTTGGATGACCTGTTTCAGGATACCATGTGGGATGTCTCATCGGATATTTCCGTATTGAATACCATGCTTGCACAGGAAGGTCTGAAAGAGGACGGAATGAAAAAATAA
- the nrdR gene encoding transcriptional regulator NrdR produces the protein MKCPYCGNIDTRVIDSRPADDGTTIRRRRSCDACNKRFTTYEKVETIPLIVIKKDNNREQYDRTKLEGGVLRACYKRPVAAADIQATIDSIETAIFSREEKEIPSSQIGEIVMESLKKLDPVAYVRFASVYREFKDVNTFMDELKKILE, from the coding sequence ATGAAGTGCCCATATTGTGGTAACATTGATACAAGAGTCATCGACTCAAGACCGGCAGATGACGGAACGACGATCAGAAGGAGAAGATCCTGTGATGCGTGCAACAAGCGTTTTACAACCTATGAGAAGGTGGAGACCATACCGCTGATCGTGATCAAGAAGGACAACAACCGTGAGCAGTATGACCGTACTAAGCTGGAAGGCGGAGTACTCCGGGCGTGCTATAAACGTCCGGTAGCGGCAGCAGATATTCAGGCAACGATCGACTCGATCGAGACAGCGATTTTCAGCCGGGAAGAGAAAGAAATTCCGAGCAGCCAGATCGGTGAGATTGTTATGGAAAGCCTGAAAAAGCTGGATCCGGTTGCTTATGTACGTTTTGCATCGGTATACAGGGAATTTAAAGACGTGAATACTTTCATGGATGAACTGAAGAAAATATTAGAATAA